In a genomic window of Corvus hawaiiensis isolate bCorHaw1 chromosome Z, bCorHaw1.pri.cur, whole genome shotgun sequence:
- the RPL17 gene encoding 60S ribosomal protein L17, giving the protein MVRYSLDPENPTKSCKSRGSNLRVHFKNTRETAQAIKGMHIRKATKYLKDVTLKKQCVPFRRYNGGVGRCAQAKQWGWTQGRWPKKSAEFLLHMLKNAESNAELKGLDVDSLVIEHIQVNKAPKMRRRTYRAHGRINPYMSSPCHIEMILTEKEQIVPKPEEEVAQKKKISQKKLKKQKLMARE; this is encoded by the exons ATGGTGCGCTACTCCCTGGATCCGGAGAACCCCACGAAAT caTGCAAGTCGCGAGGATCTAACCTGCGTGTGCACTTCAAG AACACCCGCGAGACCGCGCAGGCCATCAAGGGCATGCACATCCGCAAGGCCACCAAGTACCTGAAGGACGTCACCCTGAAGAAGCAGTGTGTCCCCTTCCGGCGCTACAACGGCGGCGTCGGGAGATGCGCCCAG GCCAAGCAGTGGGGCTGGACGCAGGGCCGGTGGCCCAAGAAGAGCGCGGAGTTCTTGCTGCACATGCTGAAGAATGCAGAGAGCAACGCTGAGCTCAAG GGTCTCGATGTGGATTCCCTGGTCATCGAGCACATCCAGGTGAACAAGGCTCCCAAGATGCGCCGGCGCACGTACCGGGCGCACGGCAGGATCAACCCCTACATGAGCTCCCCCTGCCACATCGAGATGATCCTCACAGAGAAGGAGCAGATCGTGCCCAAGCCAGAGGAGGAAGTCGCCCAGAAGAAAAAG ATCTCCCAGAAGAAGCTGAAGAAGCAAAAGCTAATGGCTCGGGAGTAA
- the CZH18orf32 gene encoding UPF0729 protein C18orf32 homolog has product MVCIPCIVIPVLLWLYKKFVEPYIYPVIAPFIKRVLPKKAVQEGADAKQGPAGSAGDPQGPSATKRDQEDGSGSHKSESNGVANGTTAKRSAAAHDKKTA; this is encoded by the exons ATGGTGTGCATTCCGTGCATCGTGATCCCTGTTCTGCTCTGGCTCTACAAGAAGTTTGTGGAGCCCTACATCTACCCCGTGATCGCGCCCTTCATCAAGCGCGTGCTGCCTAAGAAGGCTGTGCAGGAAGGAGCAGATGCCAAACAGGGGCCAGCAGGCAGCGCTGGGGACCCTCAGGGACCTTCAGCCACCAAAAGAGACCAGGAGGATGGATCTGGAAGCCATAAA TCTGAAAGCAATGGCGTTGCAAATGGAACCACTGCAAAGAGATCCGCAGCAGCTCATGACAAGAAAACGGCTTAA